The following are encoded in a window of Candidatus Woesearchaeota archaeon genomic DNA:
- a CDS encoding ORF6N domain-containing protein: protein MTNNSLINIGDIKSRIYSVRGLQVMVDTDLAELYDVKTKVLNQAVKRNSERFPKEFMFQLNLEEFNHLRSQLVTPSIKDLRSQVVTLNSERGHHRKYLPYVFTEQGVGMLSAVLKSDSAIRVSIKIINAFVTMRKLISLNTQIFHRLNSVEKKQINYDKKFDEIFDALQNKETIPEKGIFFDGQIFDSYQFISRIIRSANKSIILIDNYLDDTVLTMLNKRNKLVQVTIFTKEISKQFSLDLMKYNSQYPPIEVKEFKLSHDRFLIIDNKEVYHLGASLKDLGKKWLAFSKFDKEIFKILDRLEINEA, encoded by the coding sequence ATGACTAATAACTCACTCATAAATATTGGCGATATAAAAAGTAGAATTTATTCTGTAAGAGGTTTACAAGTAATGGTTGATACAGATCTTGCAGAACTCTATGATGTCAAGACAAAAGTATTAAACCAAGCTGTTAAGAGAAATTCTGAAAGATTTCCAAAGGAATTTATGTTTCAATTAAATCTTGAAGAGTTTAATCACCTGAGATCACAATTAGTGACTCCAAGTATAAAGGATCTAAGGTCACAAGTTGTGACCTTAAACAGTGAAAGAGGCCATCATCGAAAGTATTTACCTTATGTTTTTACTGAGCAAGGAGTTGGAATGCTTTCAGCAGTATTAAAGAGTGATAGTGCAATAAGGGTAAGTATAAAAATAATCAATGCTTTTGTAACAATGAGGAAGCTTATTTCTTTAAATACTCAAATATTTCATAGATTAAATAGTGTGGAAAAAAAGCAGATAAATTATGATAAAAAATTTGATGAAATATTTGATGCCCTACAGAATAAGGAAACTATACCTGAAAAAGGTATATTTTTCGATGGACAAATATTTGATTCATATCAATTCATTAGCAGAATAATCAGAAGTGCTAACAAGTCAATAATTCTTATTGATAATTATCTAGATGACACCGTATTGACTATGTTAAACAAAAGAAATAAGCTGGTGCAAGTTACTATATTCACTAAAGAGATTTCTAAACAATTCTCACTCGATTTAATGAAATATAATTCACAATATCCCCCCATTGAAGTTAAAGAATTTAAGCTATCACATGATAGGTTTCTGATAATTGATAATAAAGAAGTCTATCACTTAGGGGCATCTTTAAAAGATTTAGGAAAGAAATGGTTAGCATTCTCAAAATTCGATAAAGAAATATTCAAAATACTTGATCGGCTGGAAATCAATGAAGCTTGA
- a CDS encoding VWA domain-containing protein — MIFVLPILLIVLILLLMINFVRFNSEEKKEKRRYRFWIFVSRTIIITLLVAALTNPFITKRENSDGNPEVTILYDNSTSLSLFKSDVDKVNNLVKQIEKEVPVEVKYIANDVRSPLGDEIFRQLSKKNILLVTDGNNDLDSMSFSDVGAFAEKFNTTIHALKLTSQDKDVSIKIEGPKISIVDTDYNFQLIVKGIEKLVKVQVVIDDKIAFDQLVKEGEEKVKIKKRFNELGQHRVVARVLDKDFFEINNVYYKVVDVVEKPKVLYISDKTSIIDKILQARFYATKESKIPSSLQGYFAVVIDDKMHSITQEEARVLESFVDDGNGLVLFGGLNSFRGPSPIDLLLPVVSGSMQETGTNFNFIFLTDASGYIDTKFTPEEEYAGQMITLLSKRRETVQMEVLSFAHIGMLVHSWGGVDKADAMIKSMIDYQDITTIDGIIWYRPAEIHEGLDLAAQEMRTKQGNNNVIVLSDGAIHEQLLEKGLQSLQVLRDMGVRVHSFNVINTQLDDNALKPTRQLISSEGRGMFMQNAADINKLFEKNLIISNPQHWITADATVNAEILGYNNVIPTASARTLVTTGTGVPIITTNSYNKVVVISTDTGQEWAPELYNKDNIFLVYRSIDWAVGDPNRNKEEYVSVQDAVVNKNTKVQYKTKGKPVSERCNFMIIEDYYECTMVPTKIGFDTVVNTLFAVNYDEEYEQTGFNEASLDKLVKKSKGSYFNQDQVQAIIQQTKNNAKVEILTKKPLDTYLLTAAIALLLLEILIRRIKDKIKQSQMQ, encoded by the coding sequence TTCTACTTCCCTGTCGCTTTTTAAGAGCGACGTAGACAAGGTCAATAACCTTGTTAAACAAATAGAAAAAGAAGTTCCTGTTGAGGTAAAATACATAGCTAATGATGTGCGGTCTCCATTAGGAGATGAAATATTCAGGCAATTAAGCAAGAAAAATATTCTCCTTGTTACTGATGGTAATAATGATCTGGATTCTATGAGTTTCTCTGATGTTGGAGCATTTGCAGAAAAGTTTAACACCACTATCCATGCTCTTAAATTAACATCTCAAGATAAAGATGTCAGCATTAAAATTGAAGGTCCAAAGATATCGATTGTTGATACAGATTATAATTTCCAATTGATCGTGAAGGGGATTGAGAAGCTAGTAAAAGTACAAGTGGTTATTGATGATAAAATTGCGTTTGACCAGCTGGTTAAAGAAGGAGAAGAGAAAGTTAAAATAAAAAAACGTTTTAATGAACTCGGGCAGCACAGAGTTGTTGCCCGAGTTCTTGATAAAGACTTTTTTGAAATTAATAATGTGTATTACAAAGTCGTTGATGTTGTAGAAAAGCCAAAAGTGTTGTATATTTCAGATAAAACTTCAATCATTGATAAAATACTCCAAGCTCGATTTTATGCTACCAAAGAATCTAAAATTCCTTCCAGTCTTCAGGGATACTTTGCCGTAGTCATTGATGATAAAATGCATAGTATTACGCAGGAAGAAGCACGTGTTCTAGAAAGTTTTGTTGATGATGGAAATGGTTTAGTTCTTTTTGGAGGATTAAATTCATTTAGGGGTCCATCACCGATTGATTTATTATTGCCTGTTGTTAGTGGATCAATGCAAGAAACAGGAACTAACTTCAACTTTATTTTTCTTACTGATGCATCTGGATATATTGATACTAAATTCACTCCTGAAGAAGAATACGCTGGCCAGATGATAACGCTTCTTTCCAAACGCCGCGAGACTGTGCAGATGGAAGTATTAAGCTTTGCTCATATTGGCATGCTTGTTCATTCTTGGGGAGGAGTTGATAAAGCAGATGCTATGATAAAATCAATGATTGATTATCAAGATATCACCACTATTGACGGAATTATTTGGTACAGGCCTGCTGAGATTCATGAAGGATTAGATCTTGCAGCTCAGGAAATGCGAACAAAACAAGGCAATAATAATGTCATTGTATTAAGTGATGGAGCAATTCATGAGCAACTGCTTGAAAAAGGTTTGCAGAGCTTGCAAGTATTGCGAGATATGGGGGTAAGAGTCCATAGTTTTAATGTTATCAATACGCAATTGGATGATAATGCCTTAAAACCTACACGGCAGCTTATTAGTTCTGAAGGACGAGGAATGTTTATGCAGAATGCTGCTGACATCAACAAGCTCTTTGAAAAGAATTTAATTATCTCAAACCCACAGCATTGGATCACTGCTGATGCAACAGTTAATGCAGAAATTCTTGGATATAATAATGTCATTCCTACTGCCTCTGCACGAACCCTTGTCACCACAGGAACAGGAGTTCCGATTATTACAACAAATAGTTATAATAAAGTAGTAGTTATCTCAACAGATACCGGTCAAGAATGGGCGCCTGAATTATATAACAAAGATAACATATTTTTAGTATATCGCTCTATTGATTGGGCAGTAGGAGATCCTAATAGAAATAAAGAAGAATATGTATCCGTGCAAGATGCTGTTGTTAATAAGAATACTAAAGTGCAGTATAAAACAAAAGGCAAGCCTGTTTCAGAGAGATGTAATTTTATGATTATTGAAGATTATTATGAATGTACTATGGTGCCGACAAAAATTGGTTTTGATACGGTTGTTAACACCCTCTTTGCAGTTAATTATGATGAAGAATATGAGCAAACGGGATTTAATGAAGCAAGTCTTGACAAATTAGTCAAGAAAAGCAAAGGAAGCTATTTCAATCAAGATCAAGTCCAAGCAATTATTCAGCAAACAAAAAATAATGCAAAGGTTGAAATTTTAACCAAAAAGCCATTAGATACTTATCTTTTGACAGCTGCTATTGCTTTATTACTGCTTGAAATACTTATTCGAAGAATTAAAGACAAAATCAAACAAAGCCAAATGCAATAA
- the infB gene encoding translation initiation factor IF-2 has product MPPSIMRKPIVTILGHVDHGKTTLLDTIRRTTVTERESGAITQAIGASIIPAETITRLCGSLLKQLKVALTIPGLLFIDTPGHAAFSNLRKRGGNLADIAILVVDINEGFKPQTFEAIEILKVSKTPFIIAANKIDLINGWKVNDEPLLMNITKQIPATLGLFETRLYELVGKFYELGFQAERFDRVTDITKQLSLIPISAKTGLGLPELLMVLTGLTQKYLNESLRYELDGPAKGSILEVKEDKGLGKTIDVIIYDGQIKVKDTLIIGGIGKPIITKVKALFEPVPLHEMRDAKSKFASVKTAFAATGIKIAAPELDGVVAGMPLMVVGDNLQKAVEEIQSQVEEVIIETDKEGIIIKADSLGSLEAMISLLKEKNLIVRKATIGDITKKDIIEAEAVIAKNPLKGVILGFNVVIASDVADYASRSAVKIITHEVIYSLLEQFEKWLDMQKKLGEQKNLDGLMYPAKLEFLRNHTFRQSHPAIIGVDLLAGKIKIGTALMKNTPGHIGVIKSIKIEQENVSETTAPKQLPISIDGPTVGRQIQEGDILYTAIPEGHFKKLKEMKHLLKKEEIEVLKEIAEIMRKDNPVWGV; this is encoded by the coding sequence ATGCCACCATCTATCATGCGTAAACCAATTGTAACTATACTTGGCCATGTTGATCATGGTAAAACCACCTTATTAGATACTATTAGAAGAACAACCGTTACTGAACGTGAATCAGGCGCCATTACCCAGGCAATAGGCGCTTCTATTATCCCAGCTGAAACTATTACTCGGCTTTGCGGTTCATTGCTTAAACAGCTCAAGGTAGCATTAACTATTCCAGGATTGTTGTTTATTGATACTCCAGGTCATGCTGCTTTTTCTAACTTAAGAAAACGTGGAGGTAATTTGGCAGATATTGCCATCCTTGTTGTTGATATTAATGAAGGGTTTAAACCGCAAACTTTTGAGGCAATTGAAATATTGAAAGTTTCTAAAACACCTTTTATCATAGCAGCTAATAAAATCGATCTTATTAATGGCTGGAAAGTGAATGACGAACCATTGCTCATGAATATAACTAAGCAAATTCCTGCAACGCTTGGATTGTTTGAAACAAGGCTTTATGAGTTGGTAGGGAAATTCTATGAACTTGGGTTTCAGGCTGAACGCTTTGATCGTGTAACTGATATTACAAAACAACTTTCTCTTATTCCTATCTCTGCTAAAACAGGGTTAGGTTTGCCTGAATTATTAATGGTTTTAACAGGATTAACGCAGAAATATCTTAATGAAAGTTTAAGATATGAATTAGATGGACCTGCAAAGGGAAGCATTCTTGAAGTGAAAGAAGACAAAGGTCTAGGCAAAACTATTGATGTTATTATTTATGACGGGCAAATAAAGGTAAAAGATACCTTAATTATTGGCGGCATTGGAAAACCTATTATTACCAAAGTAAAAGCATTATTCGAGCCAGTGCCTTTGCATGAAATGCGGGATGCTAAATCAAAGTTTGCTTCGGTTAAAACTGCTTTTGCAGCAACAGGCATCAAAATTGCTGCGCCTGAATTAGATGGTGTTGTTGCAGGAATGCCTCTTATGGTTGTCGGAGATAATCTTCAAAAAGCAGTTGAAGAAATTCAATCGCAGGTTGAGGAAGTTATTATTGAAACAGATAAAGAAGGAATTATTATCAAAGCTGATTCTCTTGGCAGTTTAGAGGCAATGATCTCACTACTCAAAGAGAAAAATCTTATTGTAAGAAAAGCTACTATCGGCGATATTACTAAAAAAGATATTATCGAAGCAGAAGCAGTAATTGCAAAGAATCCTCTTAAAGGTGTTATTCTTGGTTTTAATGTAGTGATTGCTTCAGATGTTGCAGATTATGCTAGTAGATCAGCAGTGAAAATTATCACTCATGAAGTTATTTATTCTTTATTAGAGCAATTTGAAAAATGGTTGGATATGCAAAAGAAACTTGGAGAACAGAAGAATTTAGATGGCTTAATGTATCCGGCAAAACTTGAATTTTTACGCAATCATACGTTTAGGCAATCACATCCCGCAATCATAGGAGTTGATTTACTAGCAGGCAAAATAAAAATAGGAACTGCATTAATGAAAAATACTCCTGGGCATATTGGTGTTATTAAATCAATTAAAATTGAGCAAGAGAATGTTTCAGAAACAACTGCGCCAAAGCAATTGCCTATTTCAATTGACGGACCAACGGTTGGCAGACAAATTCAAGAAGGAGATATCCTTTACACAGCAATTCCTGAAGGGCACTTTAAGAAATTGAAAGAAATGAAACATCTGCTGAAAAAGGAAGAAATTGAAGTATTGAAGGAAATAGCAGAGATTATGAGGAAGGATAATCCGGTTTGGGGGGTATAG
- a CDS encoding MoxR family ATPase, whose amino-acid sequence MAFGLTVPEHQNYIAGFGGCGINHNTYPLPEAQTDRFLLKIKIDYPKFDDEIEIVNRYAKQLKDPEIRKILGKNSFLALQKFTRQVPLSDDLQKAVVKIVAATRNDKDHIEYGASPRASIGLILAAKAQALITGRSHVSAKDIEKLAYPVLRHRIVLNFEAERKGMTTDDVIREILKKELK is encoded by the coding sequence ATGGCTTTTGGATTAACCGTTCCTGAACATCAAAATTACATAGCAGGGTTCGGAGGTTGTGGCATAAATCATAACACCTATCCTTTGCCTGAAGCGCAAACAGACAGGTTTTTATTAAAAATAAAAATAGACTATCCTAAATTTGATGATGAGATAGAAATAGTTAATAGATATGCAAAACAATTAAAGGATCCAGAGATTAGAAAGATCTTGGGCAAGAATTCATTCTTAGCCTTGCAAAAATTTACCAGGCAGGTTCCTTTATCTGATGATTTGCAAAAAGCAGTGGTTAAAATTGTTGCTGCGACAAGAAATGATAAAGATCATATTGAATATGGCGCATCACCTCGAGCAAGCATTGGCTTGATTTTAGCTGCGAAAGCGCAAGCATTAATCACCGGGAGAAGCCATGTTAGCGCAAAAGATATTGAAAAATTAGCCTACCCTGTCCTGCGGCATAGAATTGTTCTTAACTTTGAAGCAGAGAGAAAAGGTATGACAACTGATGATGTTATCCGTGAGATCCTCAAAAAGGAGCTTAAATAA
- a CDS encoding DUF58 domain-containing protein: MAIKTDFLEQLNRFSLIVNKRVTSNYSGARRSIAFGHGLTLKDYRNYVAGDDIRLVDWKLLGRTDKLYVKQYEEDRTLTVYIIVDASASMNFGKPLNKYEYGGMIGAGFAYLAMKENDKFQFSTFSAQLNTLRPRRGMSQMVSVIDNINEISAKGVSNFEDAMVKLRKTLKGRSLIVLASDFLFPPEEIERGLLRLGKQEIKVIQVLDRVEKELNFEGDVKLYDAESNQVLHTFMSKRLREKYQQKLNEHSSKIHDICIGLHASFNQVTTDEPIFDTFFDVLKSRGAHN, translated from the coding sequence ATGGCCATCAAAACTGATTTTTTAGAGCAATTGAATAGATTTAGTTTAATTGTCAATAAGAGGGTTACTTCTAATTACTCCGGCGCAAGAAGATCTATTGCTTTTGGGCATGGATTAACACTCAAAGATTACAGAAATTATGTCGCTGGAGACGATATAAGGCTTGTTGATTGGAAGCTTCTTGGAAGAACTGATAAATTATATGTCAAACAATATGAAGAAGATAGAACTCTAACCGTGTATATTATTGTCGATGCTAGCGCAAGCATGAATTTTGGCAAACCGTTGAATAAGTATGAATACGGCGGTATGATTGGAGCTGGGTTTGCGTATCTTGCTATGAAAGAGAATGATAAATTCCAATTCTCTACCTTTTCTGCGCAGCTTAATACCTTACGGCCGCGAAGAGGAATGTCGCAAATGGTATCAGTAATTGATAATATTAATGAAATCTCTGCGAAAGGTGTTTCTAATTTTGAGGATGCTATGGTTAAATTAAGAAAAACATTAAAGGGAAGGTCATTAATTGTGCTTGCAAGCGATTTTCTGTTTCCCCCAGAAGAAATCGAACGAGGATTATTGCGTTTAGGAAAACAAGAGATTAAAGTAATCCAAGTTCTTGATCGTGTTGAAAAAGAATTGAATTTTGAAGGAGATGTTAAATTATATGACGCTGAATCAAATCAGGTATTGCATACGTTTATGAGCAAGCGATTGCGTGAAAAATACCAGCAGAAATTAAATGAACATTCTTCTAAAATCCATGATATCTGCATTGGGTTACATGCAAGTTTTAATCAGGTAACTACTGATGAACCAATATTCGATACTTTCTTTGATGTATTGAAATCAAGAGGCGCGCATAATTAA